The proteins below are encoded in one region of Salvelinus namaycush isolate Seneca chromosome 32, SaNama_1.0, whole genome shotgun sequence:
- the cratb gene encoding carnitine O-acetyltransferase b isoform X2 codes for MRGQPLCMELFPLLFSSCRIPGRKHDTITHHSRARHITVVRNYQFFQMDVYNSDGSRMTESQIHAQLLRIRAESWKTDKEPMGILTSEHRQTWGQAYSRLLKDKLNKESVRAIEKGLFTLCLDSPVMRVSDEKYSSRMAAQILHGGGTHSNSGNRWFDKTLQFVVGEDGSWGLLYEQATAEGPPIATLLDHILQYCKKPDPKKTPLIPLQMPKKLYFNIDREIKRDIEHAKQNLDILINDLDIRCFNFQRFGKELPKQHNLSPNSFIQVALQLAYYKVHNEVCASCDIASQRMFRGGRTDYIRSPTNQMLKFVLTFDDPSISREAKLELLREAIETYVTLTDQALKGQSIDRHLLGLKLQAIEEGLSVPRLFMDTAYGLATHWKLRTGQVPANTDSVMCFGPLVPDGYAVCYNPQSDHVHFSVTAFNCCEETQAETLAATLHSTLCQLQELLQPTV; via the exons ATGCGGGGCCAGCCACTCTGTATGGagctctttcccctcctcttctcaTCCTGTCGGATCCCAGGCCGCAAACACGACACCATCACCCATCACAGCCGTGCCCGCCACATCACAGTGGTGAGGAACTACCAG TTCTTTCAGATGGACGTATACAACAGTGATGGCTCTCGGATGACCGAGAGCCAGATCCACGCCCAGCTTCTGCGAATCAGGGCTGAGTCCTGGAAGACGGACAAGGAGCCAATGGGCATCCTGACCAGCGAGCATCGCCAGACCTGGGGCCAGGCCTACAGCCGCCTGCTCAAAG ATAAATTGAACAAGGAGTCAGTGCGAGCGATTGAGAAGGGTCTTTTCACCTTGTGTCTGGACTCTCCAGTCATGAGGGTCTCAGATGAAAA GTACTCCAGTCGCATGGCAGCTCAAATCCTGCATGGGGGCGGGACACACTCGAACAGCGGCAATCGTTGGTTTGACAAAACACTGCAG TTTGTGGTGGGTGAGGATGGCTCATGGGGGCTTCTGTATGAGCAGGCCACGGCTGAAGGTCCACCAATAGCTACTCTTCTGGATCACATTCTACAATACTG TAAGAAACCGGACCCAAAGAAAACCCCTTTGATCCCACTTCAGATGCCCAAGAAGCTTTACTTCAACATTGACCGTGAGATTAAGAGAGATATCGAGCATGCCAAGCAAAACCTTGATAT ATTGATCAATGACCTGGATATCCGCTGCTTCAACTTCCAGAGGTTTGGGAAGGAGTTGCCCAAACAGCACAACCTGAGTCCCAACTCCTTCATCCAGGTGGCACTGCAGCTGGCCTACTACAA aGTTCACAATGAGGTTTGTGCCTCCTGTGACATTGCCTCCCAGAGGATGTTTCGAGGGGGGCGCACAGACTACATCCGCTCTCCCACCAATCAAATGCTCAAGTTTGTGCTTACCTTTGATGACCCCTCTATCTCG AGAGAGGCAAAGCTGGAATTACTCAGAGAGGCCATAGAGACATACGTCACTCTAACTGATCAG GCGCTCAAAGGACAATCCATCGACCGCCACCTGCTGGGCTTGAAGCTTCAGGCCATCGAGGAGGGACTGAGCGTGCCCAGACTGTTCATGGACACTGCTTATGGGCTGGCCACCCACTGGAAACTGAGAACAGGACAG GTGCCTGCAAACACGGACAGTGTAATGTGTTTCGGACCTCTCGTTCCCGACGGATACGCTGTGTGCTACAACCCCCAGTCGGACCATGTCCACTTCTCCGTAACAGCCTTCAACTGCTGTGAGGAAACCCAGGCTGAGACACTGGCTGCCACACTGCACAGCACCCTCTGCCAGCTACAGGAGCTACTGCAGCCTACTGTATAG
- the cratb gene encoding carnitine O-acetyltransferase b isoform X1 — MILRKITARTCRVWLSRVVSGSSQERCFSSSVPAQPVPPLAQTLQGYLRALEPLIPEEELVHTRKNIQKFCGEGGLGPQLQEGLERRARHSNNWISDWWVQWAYLESRQPLPVHSNPAISLPKRDFSDWRGQLVFASKLIAAALDFKNVVDNGRLPVEYMRGQPLCMELFPLLFSSCRIPGRKHDTITHHSRARHITVVRNYQFFQMDVYNSDGSRMTESQIHAQLLRIRAESWKTDKEPMGILTSEHRQTWGQAYSRLLKDKLNKESVRAIEKGLFTLCLDSPVMRVSDEKYSSRMAAQILHGGGTHSNSGNRWFDKTLQFVVGEDGSWGLLYEQATAEGPPIATLLDHILQYCKKPDPKKTPLIPLQMPKKLYFNIDREIKRDIEHAKQNLDILINDLDIRCFNFQRFGKELPKQHNLSPNSFIQVALQLAYYKVHNEVCASCDIASQRMFRGGRTDYIRSPTNQMLKFVLTFDDPSISREAKLELLREAIETYVTLTDQALKGQSIDRHLLGLKLQAIEEGLSVPRLFMDTAYGLATHWKLRTGQVPANTDSVMCFGPLVPDGYAVCYNPQSDHVHFSVTAFNCCEETQAETLAATLHSTLCQLQELLQPTV, encoded by the exons GTTGTGTCTGGATCCAGCCAGGAGAGATGCTTCTCCTCCTCCGTGCCCGCCCAGCCGGTACCCCCGCTGGCCCAGACTCTGCAGGGGTACCTACGAGCCCTGGAGCCCCTGATACCTGAAGAAGAGCTGGTCCACACCCGCAAGAATATCCAAAAGTTTTGCGGAGAGGGGGGACTCGGTCCGCAACTTCAAGAGGGACTGGAGAGACGAGCTAGACACTCAAACAATTGG ATATCCGACTGGTGGGTGCAGTGGGCGTACCTGGAGAGCAGACAGCCCCTGCCCGTGCATTCTAACCCGGCCATCTCCCTGCCCAAGCGGGACTTCTCAGACTGGAGGGGCCAGCTTGT GTTTGCATCCAAGCTGATTGCTGCTGCACTCGATTTCAAAAATGTAGTAGACAA TGGCCGTCTGCCAGTGGAGTACATGCGGGGCCAGCCACTCTGTATGGagctctttcccctcctcttctcaTCCTGTCGGATCCCAGGCCGCAAACACGACACCATCACCCATCACAGCCGTGCCCGCCACATCACAGTGGTGAGGAACTACCAG TTCTTTCAGATGGACGTATACAACAGTGATGGCTCTCGGATGACCGAGAGCCAGATCCACGCCCAGCTTCTGCGAATCAGGGCTGAGTCCTGGAAGACGGACAAGGAGCCAATGGGCATCCTGACCAGCGAGCATCGCCAGACCTGGGGCCAGGCCTACAGCCGCCTGCTCAAAG ATAAATTGAACAAGGAGTCAGTGCGAGCGATTGAGAAGGGTCTTTTCACCTTGTGTCTGGACTCTCCAGTCATGAGGGTCTCAGATGAAAA GTACTCCAGTCGCATGGCAGCTCAAATCCTGCATGGGGGCGGGACACACTCGAACAGCGGCAATCGTTGGTTTGACAAAACACTGCAG TTTGTGGTGGGTGAGGATGGCTCATGGGGGCTTCTGTATGAGCAGGCCACGGCTGAAGGTCCACCAATAGCTACTCTTCTGGATCACATTCTACAATACTG TAAGAAACCGGACCCAAAGAAAACCCCTTTGATCCCACTTCAGATGCCCAAGAAGCTTTACTTCAACATTGACCGTGAGATTAAGAGAGATATCGAGCATGCCAAGCAAAACCTTGATAT ATTGATCAATGACCTGGATATCCGCTGCTTCAACTTCCAGAGGTTTGGGAAGGAGTTGCCCAAACAGCACAACCTGAGTCCCAACTCCTTCATCCAGGTGGCACTGCAGCTGGCCTACTACAA aGTTCACAATGAGGTTTGTGCCTCCTGTGACATTGCCTCCCAGAGGATGTTTCGAGGGGGGCGCACAGACTACATCCGCTCTCCCACCAATCAAATGCTCAAGTTTGTGCTTACCTTTGATGACCCCTCTATCTCG AGAGAGGCAAAGCTGGAATTACTCAGAGAGGCCATAGAGACATACGTCACTCTAACTGATCAG GCGCTCAAAGGACAATCCATCGACCGCCACCTGCTGGGCTTGAAGCTTCAGGCCATCGAGGAGGGACTGAGCGTGCCCAGACTGTTCATGGACACTGCTTATGGGCTGGCCACCCACTGGAAACTGAGAACAGGACAG GTGCCTGCAAACACGGACAGTGTAATGTGTTTCGGACCTCTCGTTCCCGACGGATACGCTGTGTGCTACAACCCCCAGTCGGACCATGTCCACTTCTCCGTAACAGCCTTCAACTGCTGTGAGGAAACCCAGGCTGAGACACTGGCTGCCACACTGCACAGCACCCTCTGCCAGCTACAGGAGCTACTGCAGCCTACTGTATAG